A portion of the Bactrocera neohumeralis isolate Rockhampton chromosome 2, APGP_CSIRO_Bneo_wtdbg2-racon-allhic-juicebox.fasta_v2, whole genome shotgun sequence genome contains these proteins:
- the LOC126751288 gene encoding uncharacterized protein LOC126751288 produces MDIEQLLYCFILLIADFHRISCLFVTDINVPEIVDFRDNVTLSCSYDMSGHTLNSVKWYKDKQEFFRYSPMMHPVYMKFPVAGVQVQDGKYFCNESTCRVDLSLVGAKSTGTYECEVSGDAPHFKLAAKGDNMTVAALPQSDPLIDSFNSMYRMEELLSATCTSDYSSLPTRLTWFINAEQASLGELQPSIDTSIPAHDYVLRRQKLQVRFYLSGPRFYHAGKNLELKCVAEIENFPELKRETSLTAAITHYDNLNNQMLIHAGSGASGAAPGIHQHICASKVILILFVICLMFSSMLLSL; encoded by the exons ATTTTCATCGAATTTCCTGCCTCTTTGTTACTGACATCAATGTTCCGGAAATTGTTGATTTTCGCGATAATGTCACGTTATCCTGCAGTTATGATATGAGCGGACATACGTTGAATTCCGTAAAATGGTACAAGGATAAGCAGGAATTTTTCAG ATACTCGCCAATGATGCATCCGGTGTATATGAAATTTCCCGTCGCTGGCGTTCAAGTGCAAGATGGCAAGTACTTCTGCAACGAATCGACGTGTCGGGTGGATTTAAGTTTAGTCGGCGCTAAATCAACGGGCACATACGAATGCGAGGTATCTGGCGATGCGCCACACTTCAAGTTGGCTGCAAAAGGAGACAACATGACCGTAGCAG CGCTGCCTCAGAGTGACCCGCTGATCGACAGCTTCAATTCAATGTACCGCATGGAGGAACTGTTGAGCGCCACCTGCACCTCGGACTATTCAAGCTTGCCCACGCGACTGACATGGTTCATCAACGCCGAACAG GCTTCGCTGGGCGAACTGCAACCCAGCATTGACACCAGCATTCCGGCGCACGATTATGTCCTGCGACGCCAAAAGCTTCAGGTGCGCTTTTATTTGAGCGGACCACGCTTCTATCATGCTGGAAAAAATCTGGAATTGAAGTGCGTGgcggaaattgaaaatttcccgGAACTGAAGCGTGAAACTTCATTGACTGCGGCAATCACACACTACGACAATTTGAACAATCAGATGCTGATACATGCCGGCAGTGGAGCGAGTGGTGCTGCGCCCG GCATTCATCAACACATTTGTGCTAGTAAAGTTATCCTCATTTTGTTCGTGATATGTTTAATGTTTAGCAGCATGCTGCTCTCTTTATGA